GCTTGTGCATGTTCTCGATCATCACGATGGCGGCGTCGATCATCGCCCCCACGGCGATGGCGATGCCGCCCAGGCTCATGATGTCGGCCCCCACCCCGGCCAGCCGCATGGCGACGAACCCCAGCAGGATGCCCACCGGGAGCGTGAGGATGGCCACCAGCGCCGACTGCGCGTGCAGCAGGAAGAGCAGGCACACGAGCGCCACGACGATGCACTCCTCGAGCAGCGTGCCGCGTAACGTGGCGATGGCGCGCAGGATCAGGTCGCTCCGGTCGTACACCGGGCGCACCACGACGCCGCGCGGCAGGGTCTTCTCCACCTCGGCCAGCCGCTGCTTGACGGCGCGGATCGTGGTGAGCGCGTTCTGCCCGAAGCGCATGATGACGATGCCGCCCACGGCGTCGCCGCGCCCATCGAGGTCGGTGACCCCGCGGCGCACGGCGGGCCCCACGCTCACGCGCGCCAGGTCGGCCACCGAGATCGGCGTGCCTCCGGCCGTGGCGCCCACCACCACCTTCTCGATATCGCCGATCGATTTGAGATAGCCGAGCCCGCGCACCATGTACTCGCGCTCCGAGAGCTCCATCACCATCGCCCCCACGTCGCCGTTCGCGTTCCGGATGGCGCTCATCACGCGCGTGATGGGAATGCCATAGGCGAGCAGCTTGGCGGGGTCCACGTCCACCTGATACTGCTTCTCGAATCCGCCCACCGACGCCACCTCGGACACGCCGGGCACGGCGGTGAGCGCATAGCGCAGCGTCCAGTCCTGCAGGCTGCGCATGTCGGCCAGCGACAGCCGGCCGGTGGTGTCCTCGAGCGCGTACTGATACACCCAGCCGAGGCCGGTGGCATCGGGGCCCAGCGTGGGCGTGACCGTAGCCGGCAGCTTGCGTTTCAGGCCGCTCAGGTATTCGAGCACGCGCGTGCGGGCCCAGTACAGATCGGTGCCGTCGTCGAAGATGATGTACACGAACGACACGCCGAAGAACGAGTACCCGCGCACCGTGCGCGCGCCCGGCACTTTGAGCATCTCGGCGGCGATGGGATACGTGACCTGATCCTCGACGATGCGGGGCGCCTGGCCCTCGTAGTCGGTCTGGACGATCACCTGCACGTCGCTGAGATCGGGCAGCGCGTCGAGCGGCGTCATCCGCACGGCCCAGATGCCCACCAGCACCGCGGCCACGGTGCCTACGAGCACGAGGAACGGATTGCGCACCGACCATCCGATGATCCATTTCAGCATCGTGGTCTCCTAATGGTGGTCGTGCGGCGTGGGCGCCTTCATGCCGGGCATCCCGGGCATGTCGGGCGCGGTGTCGGGCCTGGCCGCCTTGCCGGCCTTCGCCGCCGGCGCGACGTCCATTCCCGGCATGTTCCCCATCCCGCCCAGCGCCTCGTCCAGATTCGACTCGGCATCGATGAGGAACGTGGCCGAGGTGACCACGGTGTCGCCGAGGCTCAACCCGGCGAGCACGGCGATCCGGTCGTCGCCGGCGAGCCCGAGCGTGACGTCCCGGGCCTCGAGCATGCCGTCGGGACGCTTCACGAACACGATGTTGCGTTCGCCGGTGGAGAGCACCGCCGCGCGCGGCACGCTGAGCGTGTTGGGCGCCCCGCGGATGGTCATCCGCAGCGTGGCGAACATGCCCGGCTTGAGGGCGAGCCCGGGATTGGTGAGCTCCACGCGCACGCTCGCGGTGCGGGTCTCGGCATTGAGCGTGGGCGCGATGAACGTGATCCGTCCTGTCCGGGTCACGCCCGGCAGCGCCTCGAAGCTGGCGTCCACCGTCTGACCCAGCCGCACGCCGGGCAGATCGCGCTCGAACACCTCGCCCTCGATCCACACGCGGCTCAGATCCACCACCCGGTACAACGCGTCGCCCGCCATGATGCGCTGGCCGGCCACCACCGACTTGTCCACCACCACGCCGCTCACCGGCGAGCGCAGCGTGAGATTCTTGCGCACGACGCCGGTGGATTCCACCTGCGCGATCTCGGCGGCCGGGATATCCCAGTACGACAGGCGCCGGCGGGCGCCGCTCACCAACTCGGCGGCGCCCCGCTGGGCGTCGGCCGTGCCGTGCGACACGCCCGCCTGCAACCGCTTGGCGAGCACCAACTCCTCCTCGGCGGCCACGGCCATCGGCGCGTAGATCGTGAGCGTGGGCTCGCCGCGGCGCACCGGCTGACCCGTGAAGTTGACGTACAGCGAGTCCACCCAGCCGTCGAGCCTGGAGGAGATGGTCGAGACCCGCCGCTCGTCGTACGCCACCTGCCCCACGGTGCGCACTTCGTGGTCCACCGGCGTCATGGTGGCGGCGGCGTACGTGACCCCGATGCGATGGGCTTCGGCCGGCGTGAGCATGACGGGCTGCTGGGCCGCGGCGCCGACTGCAGTGTCGGCGGCCGCCATCGCCGGGGCGGGCGTGGGTGCGGGTTCCGGACGGCGTCCTCCGAAGTAGGCCGCGACCACCGCCGCC
This genomic interval from Gemmatimonadaceae bacterium contains the following:
- a CDS encoding efflux RND transporter periplasmic adaptor subunit, yielding MTDNSNARRSRWRAPLGWIAGALVVAAAVVAAYFGGRRPEPAPTPAPAMAAADTAVGAAAQQPVMLTPAEAHRIGVTYAAATMTPVDHEVRTVGQVAYDERRVSTISSRLDGWVDSLYVNFTGQPVRRGEPTLTIYAPMAVAAEEELVLAKRLQAGVSHGTADAQRGAAELVSGARRRLSYWDIPAAEIAQVESTGVVRKNLTLRSPVSGVVVDKSVVAGQRIMAGDALYRVVDLSRVWIEGEVFERDLPGVRLGQTVDASFEALPGVTRTGRITFIAPTLNAETRTASVRVELTNPGLALKPGMFATLRMTIRGAPNTLSVPRAAVLSTGERNIVFVKRPDGMLEARDVTLGLAGDDRIAVLAGLSLGDTVVTSATFLIDAESNLDEALGGMGNMPGMDVAPAAKAGKAARPDTAPDMPGMPGMKAPTPHDHH